The window taagttcccccattagttttttttttttgtatatttgatcttattgtaactatgactgaggaggtcaatctcaacactctgtcctgttacctaaattaattcttagatcttattgtgggaaaatcactagaatgtgctcagtgtcctcatgctattggCATTGCtgctatttagctatttttcatgtttttgctaattctatgctaaaaacagtcttgttactttaattcctgttacttaaaacaaataaaagtaacaggaatgtgtGCCagaaacaggactgagttccagtaacaggtgtaatttttttgtcattaatatcaactatttgaacatacagtcaaccatttctttaaaataaacgctttcttgagagaaaatcaatcaaagaattagtggacttgcttttaaacatgctttttaaatgtcaaatgagttttgtaaccatcttcagcttagaaaccttgtaaagcTGCCtaagattgaccagtacatgtatTGAATAGTTACATACaggtgttattagattcagagttgaaaaaaaataagtttaatttggaagagttacaacaagcaaatggcacccattcagtgggaAATTATTTTTAGAGACATCTGATTTAATACACTCAATACTATTACTTGTGGGAAGCACTGTACACCTAAAATCATTGTAAGTGTGAATTCAGAGCCCCAACCATTCAAAAACTGGAATGAACAATGATTCAACATCAGAATTTTAACATTAACTATTGGctattaggcaatgttaaataaaggttgctttaatgtttttttccctcttcAACCTTAAAGAATGTTATGCAATGTGATAAATTAGgaagttggggataaggtgggatggtgatcatccaacaccctgacctcactaatgctcttgttgcaaTCAATTCCTTACAGCAGATGCAGTTACTCCAAAAGAAGCAGGGTCAGATTGGGGTAATGTTTCAAAAAGGCAAATAAGAGAATAATTTACTAAACTGAACACATGGTTTAAGAATCTACAAATGTTATTGTTCTTCCGTATAGCTGCATAGGAAGTGTTCGCTATGCTATTTTATTACAGagctcatgcttccctctgctgacaacttttatagagatatggatttcattttccagcgagacttggtacactgcccacactgccaaaaggaccaattggtcttatataatattcaacatttcttagacactgatttttgggttttcattggctgtaagacataatcataaacaataaaaaaaatgcttaaattagatcactgtgggtacaatacatctatataatatgagtttcacatttttaactgaattactgaaataaatgaccCCATTTTGAAAATAATAATTCATTCAATTAACCTTGCCACCCTAACTTGCACTTTgcataaaatgaataaattttctgtttttgtagtttttatttatttatttattatattctttatAAAGTTCTATACTTGTGTACACATTGTGTAGTCAAATCAATATATTTGATTTACTGATCTCTTTGCCATATCTGTATATTAGACTACTGCAATTTGTGGATTTTGCTCTTGGATTTATAAAGTTATCTAATCTAGTTGTCTTACCTAGTTGTCTTATCTGTGAATGTCATTTTTTATAAGGCTTAAACTGCATACATAGGTCTATATGTGGGTGTGTTTGCTTGCAATACCCTATCATGCTTATTATGTTCTGAATTAACTGCATTGTCTTGcttatttaagttttaagttttgagATTTGGTATTGATAAAGATATCTAATGTTGTCATGTTCTTTCTTTTACATATCTTTGTGTATATTTTTAATCTGCGTAAGAGTAAgtctatattaataaatattataaagaaaTATTATGATCATATTATGAATGATGATGTGCATTAGAGAACATGCATATTTTATTAGAAGCAATGTAAGCTTCTGATTAACGggtttcatgattttttttcatagGCTTATTTATCCTAATTATAAGCAAATTCATGCAACAGCGTGCACAAAGCCTTCATCATCAAGCAGGTTACAAAAAATATGGACAAAATGCTCTTGCCGTAACAGCCTTCATCTGGTCTTGATGATGCCGAGAACATTTTGTCAGTTCTCTTATTGAATAAATCTCATGCAATATGAGGACACTTGAACAGACACAGTGTGATGGTCTGATACAACACTAGACAGCTGTTTTCATAGATATTATCTTCTCCCTCTGTTGAGTCTGTTTGAGAATGAGCatatgcatgcgtgtgtgtgtgtgtgtttgtgtgtgagtgtgtgcacttTCCCCAGCGCATAAGTCAGGGCAATGAATGTCCTTCAGCACCAGGGGAGGGGTCAACACTCAGACACAGAGACGCAGGGGTTTGGAAAAGCTGCCTCATTCTGCCAGCAGCAGAGGACACTACCAGACCTCAAGGAGATGTGAGGACAAAGAAGATGGTCTGCTTCTACATGCGAAAACCAAGGATGCTACGCCTCAAACCTAAACATCTCCCTGGGGTGGGACCCCCCTGAAGAACCAGGGCGGTTGCATTCAATCCATGCTAACTGATGCCTGCTCCTAAGAAGTTCCTGGTGGCTTCCACCTCTATGCCTCTTGCGATGGAATGGGGCTGGAACGTGAGCGTGTATCTGGGGATCCTcatgctcctgctgctgctgatggggCTCCTACTGTGGATGTTGCTGAAGCAGCTGAGGAACTCTGTAGGAAACAGCGCCCTCCACCCCAGCCGGTCCTTCAGAGGGCCACACTTTGGGTCCTTCAGGGGTCACAAtttctgagaaagagagacaagtaTGGAAAATCATGCATTGGATGTAATTTTTCGCCAAAAAAAGCCTTTACAAACATCTTATATTGTTAAACTATGTTGGACAACCAGAGTGGATTATTATCCTGTGACTGAAACATGAAGTTCTGGAAGTGTCCAAGACTGACCACTGAAATCTAGCCAGCCAGCATTCCCAGCTTTTGAGGATAATTCAGATGAAAAACTGCATGTTTATGTTCCTAAATAGAACACAATTTCTTCTTGGGCTTTTTCTGGACCCAACTGCTGGATTGAGTGGCTGTTAATGTTCAGTGAATAAGAAAACCTGAAGAAGAGCTGTCTGGAGTAACGTTAATTAACATCAGCTGTCAGATAGCTAACCTATTTTTATCTGGAAGAAATTAGTATGAAGATTTCTATACAATTATTCCATACAAATTGTTTATTATTGAGTGAATTATAAGCTTTACTTTAAGTAAAACtagactataaactgtatttttctgagctgtttttttctgtgtggcTGACAggtctagctagctaactttatcaTACTCTATAATCTgctgttagctaagctaattgTTTCTATTGTCTTACTGAAAATGTTTAGTTTGTGTCCAATATTATGTTATGTAGCCACAGTTAGGTTATCTGTGTAGTGATTTTATAGTAGTTGGCCAACATTAGACTATCATTTGAGTTACTTAAGCTAGCAAGTTGCTATAGCTAGTCAACCAAATTAGGTTAGCTACCGAGCCCAGCTCACTAGCAGCAGTTATTCTAGCACGTCTGTTGTCTGAAACCCGTTTGCTCTAGACAAATGGACAAGTATAGGtacattttctttgcttttttgcaacattattttattatttatttatattattttgcttttcaaaattaaagaaaatttctGGCCAGGTGGATATTGCTCATTTTAATTCCCCTATTCACCcctattcattttggactcacttgtG of the Astyanax mexicanus isolate ESR-SI-001 chromosome 10, AstMex3_surface, whole genome shotgun sequence genome contains:
- the LOC125804770 gene encoding small integral membrane protein 43-like: MPAPKKFLVASTSMPLAMEWGWNVSVYLGILMLLLLLMGLLLWMLLKQLRNSVGNSALHPSRSFRGPHFGSFRGHNF